From the Penicillium oxalicum strain HP7-1 chromosome V, whole genome shotgun sequence genome, one window contains:
- a CDS encoding Mitochondrial protein import protein mas5: protein MVKETKYYECLGVDPSATEAQLKTAYKKGALKFHPDKNKNNPEAAEKFKELSHAYEILSDSQKRAIYDQYGEEGLEGGGAGGGMNAEDLFSQFFGGGGAFGGMFGGGMRDTGPKKARTIHHVHKVNLEDIYRGKVSKLALQKSVICSGCEGRGGKEGAVKECTGCNGSGMKTMMRQMGPMIQRFQTVCPDCNGEGEIIREKDRCKKCNGKKTVVERKVLHVHVDKGVRDGHKIEFRGEGDQMPGVMPGDVVFEIEQKPHPRFQRKNDDLFYQAEIDLLTALAGGSIHIEHLDDRWLTVNIAPGEVIVPDAIKVIHGQGMPSFRHHDFGNLYIKFDVKFPEKDQLQNLELLEQVLPPRVQQNQPPADAMVEDFELEDIDSTENSQARAHGAAGAMDEDDDDVPPVLSASSVLRSK from the exons ATGGTCAAGGAGACTAAGTACTATGAGTGCCTGGGG GTTGACCCTTCGGCCACCGAAGCCCAACTGAAGACCGCCTACAAGAAGGGTGCGCTCAAGTTTCACCCAG acaagaacaagaacaacCCCGAGGCCGCTGAAAAGTTCAAGGAGCTGTCGCACGCCTACGAAATCCTGTCCGACTCCCAGAAACGTGCAATTTACGATCAGTATGGTGAAGAGGGCTTggagggtggtggtgccggtggtggCATGAACGCCGAGGACTTGTTCTCCCAGTTCTttggcggcggcggtgcCTTTGGTGGTATGTTCGGTGGTGGTATGCGCGACACCGGCCCCAAGAAGGCCCGTACCATTCACCACGTCCACAAGGTCAACCTGGAAGACATCTACCGCGGCAAGGTTTCCAAGCTGGCCTTGCAGAAGTCTGTCATCTGTTCCGGCTGCGAGGGCCGTGGCGGTAAGGAGGGTGCCGTGAAGGAGTGCACAGGCTGCAATGGCAGTGGTATGAAGACTATGATGCGCCAAATGGGCCCCATGATTCAACGCTTCCAGACCGTTTGCCCCGACTGTAACGGCGAGGGTGAGATCATTCGTGAGAAGGACCGTTGCAAGAAGTGTAACGGTAAGAAGACCGTTGTTGAGCGCAAGGTGCTTCACGTCCACGTCGACAAGGGTGTGCGCGACGGTCACAAGATCGAGTTCCGTGGTGAAGGTGACCAGATGCCCGGTGTTATGCCTGGTGATGTTGTTTTCGAAATTGAGCAGAAGCCCCATCCTCGCTTCCAACGCAAAAACGACGACCTGTTCTACCAGGCCGAAATCGATCTTCTGACTGCTCTTGCTGGTGGTTCCATTCACATCGAGCACCTCGACGATCGGTGGTTGACTGTGAACATTGCTCCCGGCGAGGTTATCGTTCCTG ATGCTATCAAGGTTATCCACGGTCAGGGTATGCCCTCATTCCGCCACCACGACTTTGGCAACCTGTACATCAAGTTCGATGTCAAGTTCCCCGAGAAGGACCAGCTGCAGAaccttgagctccttgagCAGGTTTTGCCCCCACGCGTGCAGCAGAACCAGCCCCCTGCCGACGCCATGGTTGAGGACTTTGAGCTCGAGGACATCGACTCCACAGAGAACTCCCAGGCTCGTGCCCACGGTGCCGCTGGTGCCatggatgaggacgatgatgatgttccCCCGGTGCTGAGCGCGTCCAGTGTGCTTCGCAGTAAATGA
- a CDS encoding Eukaryotic translation initiation factor 3 subunit A, whose amino-acid sequence MPPPPHIKPENVLKRAQELIAVGQAQAALTVLHEHVTSKRTRSSPIASLEPVMLLFVELCVDLRKGKSAKDGLYQYKNIAQNTNVGTIEVVLKKFIELAEQKVTEAQAKADEIQSSLESAPSATNVEDLEAIETPETILLATFLWETYRTVLEILKNNARLEIMYQATALQAFQFCLKYTRKTEFRRLCELLRNHVQNAAKYSTQMHAINLSDADTLQRHLDTRFQQLNVAVELELWQEAFRSIEDIHTLLNLSKRPAKNVMMANYYEKLARIFLVSENYLFHAAAWNRYYNLLRLSTIALATGQSSKKENPSVTEAEMTKAASFVLLSALSIPVISTTRSRGALVDVDEARKNKNTRLTNLLGMAQAPSRHVLFRDALNKGLLKRVRPEIRDLYNILEVDFHPLSICKKITPILTKIGADPEMEKYVVPLQQVILTRLFQQLSQVYESVELKFVYELAQFPDPFQITPAMIEKFIMNGCKKGDLAIRVDHISGVLTFDSDVFSSSKAMHAGSGAGSAESEVQRLQHTPADIARFQLARLAKTLHVTCQYVDPSYIEARAQAKQAAQARALAGAAQEHEETLARRVIIDKKKEAATDALNRKQREEETRKRIRTQQLQEAEKQRLADEQRDRELKRVKDEQDRIRAEELKKQLEELKTGVKGLDISELDPEELDANRLRAIKLAHLEKEKNELNERVRATAKRIDHLERALRREEAKHVPGDYEAQKKHDMELYEAQKAETLKEAKRKHAEAVALKHRLGRLVPQFSSFRKELSEKRHEEFEKRRKAAEREFEAKKKQRVKEVTERRRREKQEREENERRRKEEEERAAREEEERVAREEERRRALAEEKAKREEERAKLDEIAQRQKQREEEAEARRNARKTGGAAPIPEPTSERTAPRLNLASRPAVATGGGGWRERLAAKEASGATAEPVRREPAREEPAPLRKGGYVPPHLRGAASSGSAPPARENGSSDRFERPERSDRFERPERTDRFVPRHVRDPASATSEAPPAANPDESKPSGGKWVPRWKQQQS is encoded by the exons AtgcctccacctcctcaTATCAAGCCTGAGAATGTTCTCAAG AGGGCTCAGGAACTCATCGCCGTTGGCCAGGCTCAGGCTGCCCTGACCGTCCTTCACGAACATGTCACCTCGAAACGTACGCGTAGCAGCCCCATCGCCTCCCTGGAGCCTGTCATGCTGCTCTTTGTTGAGTTGTGTGTGGATTTGCGCAAGGGCAAATCGGCCAAGGATGGTCTGTACCAGTATAAGAACATCGCCCAAAACACCAACGTCGGCACCATCGAGGTCGTTCTGAAGAAGTTCATCGAGCTCGCCGAACAGAAGGTCACCGAGGCCCAAGCCAAGGCCGACGAGATTCAGTCCTCGCTCGAGTCTGCTCCCTCCGCCACCAACGTCGAGGACCTGGAAGCCATCGAGACCCCAGAGACCATCCTGCTGGCCACC TTTTTGTGGGAGACCTACCGCACCGTGCtggagatcttgaagaacaATGCTCGCCTCGAGATCATGTACCAGGCCACCGCCCTTCAGGCCTTCCAGTTCTGTCTTAAGTACACTCGCAAGACAGAGTTCCGCCGTCTCTGTGAGCTGCTTCGCAACCACGTCCAGAATGCGGCCAAGTACTCCACCCAGATGCACGCCATCAACCTCAGCGATGCCGACACTCTGCAGCGTCACCTCGACACTCGCTTCCAGCAGCTGAACGTTGCCGTCGAGCTGGAGCTGTGGCAGGAGGCCTTCCGCAGTATCGAGGACATCCACACTCTGCTGAACCTGAGCAAGCGTCCCGCCAAGAACGTGATGATGGCCAACTACTACGAGAAGCTGGCTCGTATCTTCCTCGTCAGCGAGAACTATCTCTTCCACGCCGCGGCCTGGAACCGTTACTACAACCTGCTCCGTCTCTCCACCATCGCTTTGGCCACCGGCCAGAgcagcaagaaggaaaacCCTTCGGTCACCGAGGCTGAGATGACCAAGGCTGCTTCCTTCGTTCTCTTGTCTGCTCTGTCCATTCCCGTGATCAGCACCACCCGTTCTCGCGGTGCTCTGGTTGATGTCGACGAGGCCcgcaagaacaagaacacCCGTCTGACCAACCTTTTGGGCATGGCACAGGCTCCTTCTCGCCATGTTCTGTTCCGTGACGCCCTCAACAAGGGTCTTCTCAAGCGTGTTCGCCCTGAGATCCGTGATCTTTACAACATCCTCGAGGTCGACTTCCACCCGCTGTCCATTTGCAAGAAGATCACTCCTATCCTGACCAAGATCGGTGCTGATCCCGAGATGGAGAAGTATGTTGTGCCTCTGCAGCAGGTCATCCTCACTCGCCTGTTCCAGCAGCTTTCTCAGGTCTATGAGTCCGTCGAGCTCAAGTTTGTCTACGAGCTTGCTCAATTCCCCGACCCCTTCCAGATCACCCCTGCCATGATCGAGAAGTTCATCATGAACGGCTGCAAGAAGGGTGACTTGGCCATCCGTGTCGACCACATCTCTGGTGTCCTGACCTTTGACTCGGACGTTTTCTCTTCATCCAAGGCTATGCACGCTGGCAGCGGCGCTGGCTCAGCCGAGAGCGAAGtccagcgtctgcagcaCACCCCCGCTGACATTGCCCGCTTCCAGCTTGCCCGCTTGGCCAAGACTCTGCACGTTACCTGCCAATACGTCGATCCCTCCTACATCGAGGCTCGTGCTCAGGCTAAGCAGGCCGCCCAGGCCCGCGCCCTGGCTGGTGCTGCTCAGGAGCATGAGGAGACCTTGGCTCGCCGTGTTATCatcgacaagaagaaggaggctgcAACCGATGCTCTCAACCGCAAGCAGCGTGAAGAGGAAACCCGCAAGCGCATCCGCACCCAGCAGCTCCAGGAAGCTGAGAAGCAGCGTCTTGCTGATGAACAGCGCGACCGTGAGCTCAAGCGCGTTAAGGATGAGCAGGACCGCATTCGTGCCGAGGAACTGAAGAAGCAGCTTGAGGAGCTCAAGACTGGTGTCAAGGGTCTGGACATCAGTGAGCTTGATCCTGAGGAGCTGGACGCCAACCGCCTTCGTGCGATCAAGCTTGCCCACctcgaaaaggaaaagaacgAGCTCAACGAGCGTGTGCGGGCGACCGCCAAGCGTATTGACCACTTGGAGCGTGCCCTCCGTCGTGAGGAGGCCAAGCACGTCCCAGGCGATTATGAGGCTCAAAAGAAGCACGACATGGAGCTGTACGAGGCCCAGAAGGCTGAGACCTTGAAGGAGGCTAAGCGAAAGCATGCCGAAGCCGTTGCTCTCAAGCACCGCCTTGGTCGCCTTGTGCCACAGTTCTCCAGCTTCCGCAAGGAGCTGTCTGAGAAACGCCACGAGGAGTTCGAGAAGCGCCGCAAGGCTGCCGAGCGGGAGttcgaggccaagaagaagcagcgTGTTAAGGAGGTTACGGAACGTCGCCGTCGTGAGAAGCAGGAGCGCGAGGAGAACGAGCGCCGCCgcaaggaggaggaagagcgcgCCGCTcgcgaggaagaagagcggGTTGCCCGCGAAGAGGAGCGCCGTCGCGCTTtggctgaggagaaggccaagcgCGAGGAAGAGCGAGC CAAACTGGACGAAATCGCTCAGCGACAGAAGCAgcgcgaggaagaggccgaagCTCGCCGCAATGCCCGCAAAACTGGTGGTGCTGCTCCCATCCCCGAGCCCACTTCAGAGCGCACTGCACCTCGTCTCAACCTTGCTTCTCGTCCGGCTGTTGCTACTGGTGGCGGTGGCTGGAGAGAGCGTTTGGCCGCCAAGGAGGCCAGCGGTGCTACCGCCGAGCCCGTTCGCAGAGAACCTGCTCGGGAGGAGCCTGCTCCCCTGCGCAAGGGCGGTTACGTCCCACCTCACCTGCGTGGCGCTGCCTCCTCTGGCTCCGCACCCCCCGCTCGTGAGAACGGTTCCTCTGATCGTTTCGAGCGTCCTGAGCGCAGCGATCGTTTCGAACGCCCGGAGCGTACCGACCGCTTTGTGCCCCGTCACGTCCGTGATCCCGCCTCTGCCACGTCCGAGGCTCCCCCTGCCGCCAACCCCGACGAGTCGAAGCCTAGCGGCGGCAAGTGGGTGCCCCGTtggaagcagcagcagtctTAG
- a CDS encoding Guanine nucleotide-binding protein subunit gamma: protein MPAYELRSGGDVKNKKQSVADLKYRRLTELNARLKEDLDRPRVKVSEAALSLINYCNNTRDFMVPSVWGQVDKREDPYAPQQQGGCCTVM from the exons ATGCCTGCTTACGAACTTCGCTCTGGAGGAGATgtcaagaacaagaagcaaAGTGTCGCCGACCTCAAGTATCGTCGCTTGACCGAGCTCAATGCTCGTCTGAAGGAGGATCTCGACCGACCGCGAGTGAAGGTCTCGGAGGCTGCGCTCTC GCTGATCAACTACTGCAATAACACCCGTGATTTCATGGTGCCCTCGGTATGGGGACAG GTCGATAAGAGGGAGGACCCTTACGCTCCCCAGCAGCAGGGTGGCTGCTGCACTGTCATGTAA